A genomic window from Ascaphus truei isolate aAscTru1 chromosome 1, aAscTru1.hap1, whole genome shotgun sequence includes:
- the LOC142467866 gene encoding G-protein coupled receptor 151-like — MNSSQTISFAGGLQSSEVAMETTVVLPLILSTICLVGFAGNLMVIAILLHDFRKGKCSVVNTLVINLGATDLLLILFCIPVRIVTYAKKSWVFGSFVCKTTEWFLHSCLIVKSFTLAAIGQARYKHVVTPPKFLSFNKKHVLVLLILIWTLSFLLPLPHLIYTRLEMKQEGLFCIFDIPEYASYFMNVFSKLYPLVAYVLPMFFTISCYMRALRRRKERRNRVPNPRILSRKITSMLMSVSLAFEAMWLPEWIVWIWARHSSFGTLQPPTALMVLAQVIMFLNSTLNPGVFLAVSDEFREGFQNIWLMMSCKNCNGEGHTRAGENGSDMVTSTIQSLQDLQTIPGLHTSKDPDQKEEKILPDVEHFWQDRRNTTAGEENDPMPWERQEKP; from the coding sequence ATGAATAGCTCGCAGACTATATCATTTGCTGGTGGATTACAATCCTCTGAAGTGGCAATGGAAACCACTGTGGTTTTGCCCCTGATTTTGTCTACGATTTGCCTGGTAGGATTTGcagggaacctgatggtcatcgCTATCCTCCTCCACGATTTCAGGAAAGGGAAATGTTCAGTGGTGAACACTTTGGTCATCAACCTGGGTGCCACTGACCTGTTGCTGATATTATTTTGCATCCCAGTTCGCATTGTCACCTATGCCAAGAAATCTTGGGTTTTTGGAAGCTTTGTTTGCAAAACTACAGAATGGTTTCTACACAGTTGCTTAATAGTCAAAAGTTTCACCCTGGCTGCAATCGGTCAAGCAAGGTACAAGCATGTGGTCACTCCACCAAAGTTTCTAAGCTTCAATAAAAAGCATGTCCTTGTTCTCCTGATCCTCATCTGGACCTTGTCTTTCCTGTTGCCTCTTCCACATTTGATATACACACGTCTTGAGATGAAGCAGGAAGGTCTATTTTGTATCTTTGATATCCCAGAATATGCCTCCTATTTCATGAATGTCTTCAGCAAATTGTACCCTCTTGTCGCTTACGTGCTGCCCATGTTTTTCACCATCTCTTGCTACATGCGAGCTCTCAGGAGGAGAAAAGAGAGGAGAAACAGGGTCCCCAACCCCAGGATCCTGAGCAGAAAAATCACCTCCATGCTTATGAGTGTGAGCCTTGCCTTTGAAGCCATGTGGCTCCCGGAATGGATTGTATGGATATGGGCCAGGCACAGCAGTTTTGGAACACTCCAGCCACCAACTGCACTAATGGTTCTAGCTCAGGTGATCATGTTCCTGAACAGTACTCTGAACCCGGGTGTGTTTTTGGCTGTATCTGATGAATTCAGGGAAGGCTTCCAAAACATCTGGCTGATGATGAGTTGCAAAAATTGCAATGGAGAGGGCCACACCAGAGCTGGAGAAAATGGGTCCGATATGGTCACTAGCACCATCCAGTCCTTGCAAGACTTACAAACAATACCTGGGCTACACACCTCAAAGGATCCGGATCAGAAAGAGGAGAAAATTCTTCCAGATGTGGAACACTTTTGGCAGGACCGCAGGAATACTACAGCTGGAGAAGAAAATGACCCAATGCCCTGGGAGCGCCAAGAGAAGCCTTGA